TGCAACTGCATCCACATATGGTTTTCTGTCATTCTTAATTGCATCTATCATATCTGCAAATAAGCTTGTATGACCATTGCCATATACATTACAGGTTTCCTCTTCTAATCCCTTATTTTTTTCGTCTGCTTCTGATTCATCTGCAAAATCCCATACGTCAATATTATTTGTTGATTTTCCACCTAGCTTAACGGTTCCTTTTTCTCCAAATAAATATAATGTTTCTTCTAGATTTTTAGGAAATACATTCGTAGTTCCCTCAATTGTTGCAATTGCGCCATTTTTAAATTTGACAACTGCCATTCCAATATCTTCTGCCTCTAAATAGTCATGAAGCTGCTGTCTGGTAACACCATAAACCTCTTCCACTTCATCTCCTAACATCCAGCGTAAAAGGTCAATCCCATGAATGCACTGATTCATTAGTGCTCCACCATCCTGCGCCCATGTACCACGCCATGGGGCCTGTGTATAGTATTCTTTATTACGATTCCATCTTACATGAATAGAACCATGTGATAATTTTCCAAAACGTCCACTTTCAACTGCCTTTCTCATTTCCTGAACTGCAATATTAAATCTATTCTGGTGACATGCAGATACCTTAACATGTTTTTCATTTGAACGTCTTATAATTTCATTTGCATCTGCAATACTCATTGCCATTGGTTTTTCAATAATGACATTAACTCCATGATCAATGCAGTATAAAGCAATTTCTGCATGTAACCCACTCTCTGTCGCAATACTAACCAATTCAAGTTCATTCTCATCTATCATTTTCTTATAATCAGTATATTTTTTAATACTTTGGTCTTTTTCAAGTCCATGTTTTTCCATTAAGGCAGTAATATGGTCTTGCTTTACATCGCACATTGCCACTAATTCTAGTCCATTATTTAATACTGCCTTTATATGATTTGTAGCTATTCTTCCACATCCAATTAATGCATATTTCATCTTATTATATACCTCTTCTACTGTTTTCTTTTATCTGCTCTATAAACTTTCTATGTTCAATCGCAAAATTTCCTGTAACTGTCATATCTTGCTCAACGTCTTTTGTTACAACTGCCCCTAAGCTAACTCTGGCATTTTCGCCTATTTTAAGACGGTTAGATACCGTTGCATTTATTCCAACCCATGCGTTATCACCTATTCTGGTATTACCTCCAATAACTGCCCCGGCTGCTATTAATACACTATTTCCAATAGACACTCCATGACCAATATGACACATTGCATCTATTCTAGAATTTTCACCTATATGTGTAATATCATCTTTCCATATTCCCTGTGCAATATGTGTCCCTGACATAATTTCCACGTTCTTTTCAATCACAGTATTTCCCATATTATCAAGTCCACACATTTCACCATTCCTACTTCTTGCCTCTGAAAAACTTCTTCCTCCAATGACAACATTAGAATGTATTATACATCCATCCTCGATGGTAACATTCTCATTTACCATAACAAATGGTTCAATCGTAACATTATCCCCTATAATAACATTGTTCTCTGCCACAACAGCCATTGGACTTATTTTACAGTTTTGACCTATATGTGTCTTCTTGTCCTCTTTCACTCTATTCTGATTCATTTTATGAAACAATTTATGAAAACAAAACTTAGGTTCTTCTGATATAAAAATCCCCCTTATATGTTCCGGCAATCTATCCTTAAGTTCTTCAGTACAAATAATGCATGTAACATATGGACTTATTTTTTCAACAAATTTAGGATTTTCCATAAAGGTCAAGAAGTCTTTTTCAACCTCTGCTGTGCAATAGTTCATTTCCTCAAACTCACCATCAGCTATCAGTTTTCCATCAATTTCTTCCACTATTTTTGAAAGTTTCATAACCTATTTTCACCCTTCAAAATTATTAATTACGTCAATAACTTTCTTTCTTTCTTCCTCTGTTAATTCAGCAAACATCGGTATTGCAAGACTATGTGCTGCCAAATATTCTGCATTAGGCATATCACCTGCTTTATATCCTAAATCCTCAAATACTCTCTGCAAATGAAGTGGCACTGGAAAATATACTCCAGTTGCAATCCCTGCTTCCTTCATTGCATCTCGCAACTCATCTCTTTTTTCTGTCACAATTACATATACATAATAAATGTGTAGATTTTCGTTTTTGCAAACCGGTTTCAAAATTACAGGGTTATTAATTTTCTCATTATATTCCTCTGCATACTTTCTTCTCGTCTCATTCCACTCTTCCAAATGAGGTAGTTTTACCCGAAGCAGCGCAGCCTGTAACGCATCCAAACGAGAATTATGGCCTAATACAAAATTATAGTATTTTGGTAAATTTCCGTTAAAATCAACTTTTTCCTCCGAAACCTCAATATTTTTTCTTTTACCATATGTAAATAAACCATTTAATCCACTTCCATGAACTCTCAATGCCAAACACTGCTTGTAAATTTCTTCATTGTCTGTCGTAATGATTCCACCATCTCCAGCACAGCCAAGATTTTTTGTAGGGAAAAAAGAAAAACATCCTACATCTCCGAGCGAGCCCGCTTTTTTCCCATTGTATTCTGCACCTGCTGCCTGTGCTGCATCTTCAATCACCATTAAATTGTGTTTCTTAGCGATTTCTCTTACCTTATCCATATTTGCACACTGTCCATACAAATGAATCGGAATAATCGCTTTTGTCTTATCTGTAATTTTCTCTTCAATTGCATCTACATCAATCAGATAGGTGTCTTTTGTACAATCTACAAATACTGGCTTTGCCCCAACAACTCCTACCGCTTCTGCCGTGGCAAAGAAACTCATCGCACATGTAATAACCTCATCACCAGCTTTTACTCCACAGGCCTGTAACGCAATCACAAGTGCATCTGTTCCATTGCCAACTCCTACCGCATATTTTACACCACAATATGCTGCAAATTCTTTTTCAAACTCTGTTACTTCCTCTCCTAATATATAATTACCCGAGTGAAGTACTTTTAAAGCTGCCGCATCCAGCTTCTCCTGTAAATTTGCATATTGTCTGTCTAAATTCATCAAAGGTATCATTTTTCTTCCTCCTAATTCGCACCGTAAATATCTCTTGTATATACTTTTTCTTCTACTTGTTCTAATTTTTCATCCATACGATTCGCAATAATGCAATCACACTTATCGCAAAATTCCACAAAATCCTGCACAACAGGAACTCCATCGAAATCCGCCTTCTTTAACGTTGGTTCGTAAATTACAACTTCCACACCATGATTTAAGAGATTTTCCATAACCCCTTGTACAGCCGATTCTCTAAAGTTGTCGGAGTTTGCTTTCATAATCAATCGATATATTCCAATTACTACATCTTTTTTTTCTGGATAACCAGCTTTTTTCAGAACCTGTTCTGTTA
This genomic window from Roseburia sp. 831b contains:
- a CDS encoding Gfo/Idh/MocA family protein, with protein sequence MKYALIGCGRIATNHIKAVLNNGLELVAMCDVKQDHITALMEKHGLEKDQSIKKYTDYKKMIDENELELVSIATESGLHAEIALYCIDHGVNVIIEKPMAMSIADANEIIRRSNEKHVKVSACHQNRFNIAVQEMRKAVESGRFGKLSHGSIHVRWNRNKEYYTQAPWRGTWAQDGGALMNQCIHGIDLLRWMLGDEVEEVYGVTRQQLHDYLEAEDIGMAVVKFKNGAIATIEGTTNVFPKNLEETLYLFGEKGTVKLGGKSTNNIDVWDFADESEADEKNKGLEEETCNVYGNGHTSLFADMIDAIKNDRKPYVDAVAGRNALEMILAIYKSQKTGAPVKLPLEDFASIDMQGEF
- a CDS encoding DapH/DapD/GlmU-related protein; translated protein: MKLSKIVEEIDGKLIADGEFEEMNYCTAEVEKDFLTFMENPKFVEKISPYVTCIICTEELKDRLPEHIRGIFISEEPKFCFHKLFHKMNQNRVKEDKKTHIGQNCKISPMAVVAENNVIIGDNVTIEPFVMVNENVTIEDGCIIHSNVVIGGRSFSEARSRNGEMCGLDNMGNTVIEKNVEIMSGTHIAQGIWKDDITHIGENSRIDAMCHIGHGVSIGNSVLIAAGAVIGGNTRIGDNAWVGINATVSNRLKIGENARVSLGAVVTKDVEQDMTVTGNFAIEHRKFIEQIKENSRRGI
- a CDS encoding DegT/DnrJ/EryC1/StrS family aminotransferase, with product MIPLMNLDRQYANLQEKLDAAALKVLHSGNYILGEEVTEFEKEFAAYCGVKYAVGVGNGTDALVIALQACGVKAGDEVITCAMSFFATAEAVGVVGAKPVFVDCTKDTYLIDVDAIEEKITDKTKAIIPIHLYGQCANMDKVREIAKKHNLMVIEDAAQAAGAEYNGKKAGSLGDVGCFSFFPTKNLGCAGDGGIITTDNEEIYKQCLALRVHGSGLNGLFTYGKRKNIEVSEEKVDFNGNLPKYYNFVLGHNSRLDALQAALLRVKLPHLEEWNETRRKYAEEYNEKINNPVILKPVCKNENLHIYYVYVIVTEKRDELRDAMKEAGIATGVYFPVPLHLQRVFEDLGYKAGDMPNAEYLAAHSLAIPMFAELTEEERKKVIDVINNFEG